A single region of the Amphiprion ocellaris isolate individual 3 ecotype Okinawa chromosome 4, ASM2253959v1, whole genome shotgun sequence genome encodes:
- the LOC111563090 gene encoding F-box only protein 48: MNSSRSSLAFLLREGRPTVTLGTNRPQNFAETLPMEMSVRIFGELDAESLCSASRTCRLWHHIIEQSEQLWRRQCLLVRAICRREVDRDRRDGLSWKVTLVRNYSRCCLKRDWLRGCFSRVRSADELSSRKMTPLDAETWGEILQTELDR; this comes from the exons ATGAACTCTTCAAGGTCCTCGCTGGCGTTTCTCCTCCGTGAAGGCCGACCCACCGTGACGCTGGGCACCAACCGTCCTCAGAACTTCGCGGAGACGCTGCCGATGGAGATGAGCGTGAGGATCTTCGGTGAGCTGGACGCGGAGAGTCTGTGCAGCGCCTCGAGGACCTGCAGACTTTGGCATCACATCATCGAGCAGAGCGAACAGCTGTGGAGGAGGCAGTGTCTGCTGGTCCGAGCCATCTGCAGGAGGGAGGTGGACAGAGACCGAAGGGATGGACTGTCCTGGAAG GTCACTCTGGTCAGGAACTACAGCCGCTGCTGTCTGAAGCGTGATTGGCTGAGAGGATGTTTCAGCAGGGTGAGGTCGGCTGACGAGCTGAGCAGCAGGAAGATGACGCCGCTGGACGCCGAGACGTGGGGAGAAATCCTGCAGACCGAGTTGGACAGATGa
- the aplf gene encoding aprataxin and PNK-like factor isoform X2: MSGFDLVPVDGGDHVHLPPGKTVVGRGPFLGVSDKRVSRQHGLLENLNGQLRLKPIHLNPCFVQSSLSDDPRPLQKDSWHLLHHGDLFSLLPGRFIYEVVAVGREERTPRNSQMFEEEELNESPPEEVPTPAAPSNVEETNSPSSSPKQEDSARLMEDDQRDATPSVTRRRVLPTWMMAAVAAPRPSSSQKAPSAVKGGKSPAVSVSSKRAATAQATPTISSSPVEAELSEEEEERPRKRMRKMSNREEKRQTEKDVLSEEPSRSEISGESDDFPVVSGKGNTSTRASEISESETDKKPKSKLTAKEAESVESNGCSASIQAPSKRPVRTVCPYGKDCYRKNPLHFQECSHPGDTDYEEEDEEEEDRPECPYGTDCYRKNPLHRKEYKHTRRPVRAKRCVAKNTLDDDEEDEGEEYDDSFINDDSEDVSDDSDYVPPDSDDDGREDVKRLRREAATFLKRRK, translated from the exons ATGTCCGGCTTCGACCTGGTCCCGGTGGACGGCGGGGATCACGTCCACCTGCCGCCCGGGAAGACGGTCGTGGGCCGCGGTCCGTTCCTGGGA GTCAGCGATAAGAGAGTTTCCAGACAACACGGACTGCTGGAGAACCTGAACGGACAGCTGAGGCTCAAACCG ATACACCTGAATCCCTGCTTCGTTCAGTCGTCCCTGAGCGATGATCCTCGGCCTCTGCAGAAAGACTCCTGGCACCTCCTCCATCACGGAGACTTGTTCTCGCTGCTGCCGGGTCGGTTCATCTACGAGGTGGTGGCGGTGGGCAGAGAGGAACGCACTCCCAG AAACAGCCAGATGTTTGAAGAGGAGGAACTGAACGAGAGTCCACCTGAGGAGGTTCCGACACCAGCAGCTCCATCAAACGTCGAGGAGACCAACAGTCCCAGCAGCAGTCCGAAACAG GAAGACTCAGCTCGATTAATGGAGGATGATCAGAGAGACGCTACTCCGTCTGTAACCAGGAGGAGAGTTTTACCTACATGGATGATGGCAGCTGTAGCAGCTCCGAGGCCTTCGTCCTCCCAGAAAG CTCCGTCGGCTGTGAAAGGAGGTAAATCGCCTGCAGTGTCAGTCAGCAGTAAACGAGCAGCAACAGCACAGGCCACGCCCACGATATCATCCTCACCTGTGGAGGCGGAGCTtagtgaggaggaagaggaaagaccgaggaagaggatgaggaagatgagcaacagagaagaaaaacgtCAGACTGAAAAG GATGTTCTGTCAGAAGAACCCAGCAGGTCTGAAATCAGCGGTGAGTCTGATGACTTCCCGGTGGTATCAGGAAAAGGAAACACTTCGACACGGGCGTCTGAAATCAGTGAATCTGAGACGGACAAGAAGCCAAAAAGCAAACTCACAGCTAAAGAAGCCGAGTCCGTGGAATCGAATGGCTGCTCGGCGTCCATCCAGGCTCCATCCAAACGCCCAGTCAGGACGGTGTGTCCGTACGGGAAGGACTGCTACAG GAAGAACCCGCTTCACTTCCAGGAGTGCAGTCACCCTGGAGACACCGACTAcgaggaagaggatgaagaggaggaggaccgACCAGAATGTCCCTACGGGACCGACTGCTACAG gaAGAACCCTCTACACAGGAAAGAATATAAACACACCAGGAGACCAG TTCGAGCTAAACGTTGCGTCGCCAAAAACACTCTTGACGACGACGAAGAGGACGAAGGCGAAGAGTACGACGACAGCTTCATCAACGACGACAGCGAGGACGTCAGTGACGACTCAGACTACGTCCCTCCAGACTCAGACGACGACGGCAGGGAGGACGTCAAACGGCTGCGGAGAGAAGCTGCGACTTTCCTGAAGAGGAGGAAGTAG
- the aplf gene encoding aprataxin and PNK-like factor isoform X1, translating into MSGFDLVPVDGGDHVHLPPGKTVVGRGPFLGVSDKRVSRQHGLLENLNGQLRLKPIHLNPCFVQSSLSDDPRPLQKDSWHLLHHGDLFSLLPGRFIYEVVAVGREERTPRNSQMFEEEELNESPPEEVPTPAAPSNVEETNSPSSSPKQEDSARLMEDDQRDATPSVTRRRVLPTWMMAAVAAPRPSSSQKAPSAVKGGKSPAVSVSSKRAATAQATPTISSSPVEAELSEEEEERPRKRMRKMSNREEKRQTEKNKPGIFDRQDVLSEEPSRSEISGESDDFPVVSGKGNTSTRASEISESETDKKPKSKLTAKEAESVESNGCSASIQAPSKRPVRTVCPYGKDCYRKNPLHFQECSHPGDTDYEEEDEEEEDRPECPYGTDCYRKNPLHRKEYKHTRRPVRAKRCVAKNTLDDDEEDEGEEYDDSFINDDSEDVSDDSDYVPPDSDDDGREDVKRLRREAATFLKRRK; encoded by the exons ATGTCCGGCTTCGACCTGGTCCCGGTGGACGGCGGGGATCACGTCCACCTGCCGCCCGGGAAGACGGTCGTGGGCCGCGGTCCGTTCCTGGGA GTCAGCGATAAGAGAGTTTCCAGACAACACGGACTGCTGGAGAACCTGAACGGACAGCTGAGGCTCAAACCG ATACACCTGAATCCCTGCTTCGTTCAGTCGTCCCTGAGCGATGATCCTCGGCCTCTGCAGAAAGACTCCTGGCACCTCCTCCATCACGGAGACTTGTTCTCGCTGCTGCCGGGTCGGTTCATCTACGAGGTGGTGGCGGTGGGCAGAGAGGAACGCACTCCCAG AAACAGCCAGATGTTTGAAGAGGAGGAACTGAACGAGAGTCCACCTGAGGAGGTTCCGACACCAGCAGCTCCATCAAACGTCGAGGAGACCAACAGTCCCAGCAGCAGTCCGAAACAG GAAGACTCAGCTCGATTAATGGAGGATGATCAGAGAGACGCTACTCCGTCTGTAACCAGGAGGAGAGTTTTACCTACATGGATGATGGCAGCTGTAGCAGCTCCGAGGCCTTCGTCCTCCCAGAAAG CTCCGTCGGCTGTGAAAGGAGGTAAATCGCCTGCAGTGTCAGTCAGCAGTAAACGAGCAGCAACAGCACAGGCCACGCCCACGATATCATCCTCACCTGTGGAGGCGGAGCTtagtgaggaggaagaggaaagaccgaggaagaggatgaggaagatgagcaacagagaagaaaaacgtCAGACTGAAAAG AATAAACCTGGTATCTTTGACCGTCAGGATGTTCTGTCAGAAGAACCCAGCAGGTCTGAAATCAGCGGTGAGTCTGATGACTTCCCGGTGGTATCAGGAAAAGGAAACACTTCGACACGGGCGTCTGAAATCAGTGAATCTGAGACGGACAAGAAGCCAAAAAGCAAACTCACAGCTAAAGAAGCCGAGTCCGTGGAATCGAATGGCTGCTCGGCGTCCATCCAGGCTCCATCCAAACGCCCAGTCAGGACGGTGTGTCCGTACGGGAAGGACTGCTACAG GAAGAACCCGCTTCACTTCCAGGAGTGCAGTCACCCTGGAGACACCGACTAcgaggaagaggatgaagaggaggaggaccgACCAGAATGTCCCTACGGGACCGACTGCTACAG gaAGAACCCTCTACACAGGAAAGAATATAAACACACCAGGAGACCAG TTCGAGCTAAACGTTGCGTCGCCAAAAACACTCTTGACGACGACGAAGAGGACGAAGGCGAAGAGTACGACGACAGCTTCATCAACGACGACAGCGAGGACGTCAGTGACGACTCAGACTACGTCCCTCCAGACTCAGACGACGACGGCAGGGAGGACGTCAAACGGCTGCGGAGAGAAGCTGCGACTTTCCTGAAGAGGAGGAAGTAG